A single genomic interval of Falsibacillus albus harbors:
- a CDS encoding DUF421 domain-containing protein, with product MDYLHIALELFVGYIALFILTKILGKTQITQITAFDFISALILGELVGNALYDGKIGVKQILFAVILWGLFIFLTEYITQKVRKARHFLEGTPTIVIHKGKINYEALKKNNLDINQLQHLLRTKDVFSIRDCEYAFLESDGTISIMKKSLCQNVTREDLNIAPSPVNIPMSVVLDGKIIYDNVKLINKNESWLLNELSIHGFQDPKEVFFAEWKEGEPLFVQGYHIDHQ from the coding sequence ATGGATTATTTACATATTGCACTTGAGCTATTTGTTGGCTACATAGCACTCTTTATATTAACCAAAATATTAGGAAAGACACAAATAACACAAATTACAGCATTTGATTTCATTTCAGCATTGATACTTGGTGAGCTTGTAGGAAATGCCCTATATGATGGAAAAATCGGTGTAAAGCAAATATTATTTGCTGTCATTTTATGGGGTCTTTTTATATTTTTAACAGAATACATTACTCAAAAGGTACGGAAAGCAAGGCATTTTCTGGAGGGAACTCCAACCATCGTCATTCATAAAGGAAAAATAAATTATGAGGCACTAAAGAAAAACAATCTGGACATCAACCAGCTGCAGCACCTTTTGCGTACAAAAGATGTGTTTTCCATTCGAGATTGTGAATATGCGTTTTTGGAATCGGACGGGACAATATCCATTATGAAAAAATCACTATGTCAAAATGTCACAAGAGAAGATCTGAACATCGCCCCAAGCCCGGTCAACATACCGATGTCTGTCGTGCTGGATGGAAAGATCATTTATGATAATGTGAAGCTAATCAATAAAAACGAATCCTGGTTATTAAACGAATTGAGCATTCATGGATTCCAAGACCCCAAAGAAGTATTTTTTGCAGAATGGAAAGAGGGAGAACCGTTGTTTGTTCAAGGATATCATATCGATCATCAATGA
- a CDS encoding stage VI sporulation protein F has product MENQFFKNIEKKTGVNMNDIFELANSLQNANFKDEKTVRGVIQRVSQIANKPVSKEMEDKIVQSIIKDGKQLDLGTISKMMNKKQ; this is encoded by the coding sequence ATGGAAAATCAATTTTTTAAAAATATCGAGAAAAAAACCGGCGTTAATATGAATGATATTTTCGAACTGGCCAATTCATTGCAAAATGCCAATTTCAAGGATGAAAAAACTGTTCGCGGTGTCATCCAACGAGTCTCACAAATAGCGAATAAACCAGTATCGAAGGAAATGGAAGATAAAATTGTCCAATCAATAATAAAGGATGGAAAACAGCTCGATCTCGGGACCATCTCCAAAATGATGAATAAGAAACAGTAA